A window of the Chloroflexota bacterium genome harbors these coding sequences:
- a CDS encoding NAD-dependent epimerase/dehydratase family protein: MRCFVTGATGQLGSALVRELAAGGHQVTALVLPGDPWAAPAFEGLDVSQATGDVRDPASYPDETFDWVFHLAANQSFHRRDHQIQWEINVDGVAHLLTWLAAHPPRRVVHVSSLAAVGLADRLETPMDEMTPFEAAEHGLMYAMSKQAGERMVLKAASRGLPAVVANPGTVLGPWDRSGHAWRMLRPLVRGWVRAVPPGGNSLVDARDVARGLMAMAAGARAGQRYLLTGHNLTYRHLAKRAGRIAGNTGPIVTLPRWFLTGLGVTVEPLADLVGIDSPIAHDELVTGASYLYFNASKAHRELGFRPRPLDVTLYDTLEWYRAAGFN; this comes from the coding sequence ATGCGCTGCTTCGTCACCGGAGCCACCGGCCAACTCGGAAGCGCGCTCGTCCGCGAACTCGCCGCCGGCGGCCACCAGGTCACGGCGCTGGTGTTGCCCGGCGACCCATGGGCGGCGCCGGCGTTCGAGGGCCTCGACGTCAGCCAAGCGACGGGCGACGTGCGGGACCCGGCGTCGTACCCGGATGAGACCTTCGACTGGGTGTTCCACCTGGCCGCCAACCAATCGTTTCACCGGCGCGACCACCAGATCCAATGGGAAATCAATGTCGACGGCGTGGCGCACCTGCTCACTTGGCTGGCGGCGCACCCGCCGAGGCGCGTGGTGCACGTCAGCTCGCTAGCCGCGGTGGGGCTTGCGGACCGGCTCGAAACGCCGATGGACGAGATGACACCGTTTGAGGCGGCGGAGCACGGGCTGATGTACGCCATGTCCAAGCAGGCGGGGGAACGGATGGTGCTCAAGGCGGCGTCGCGGGGACTCCCCGCCGTGGTGGCCAATCCGGGCACGGTGCTCGGCCCGTGGGACCGCAGCGGCCATGCCTGGCGCATGCTGCGGCCGCTGGTGCGCGGCTGGGTCCGCGCCGTGCCGCCCGGGGGCAACAGCCTGGTCGACGCGCGCGATGTCGCGCGCGGCCTCATGGCCATGGCCGCCGGCGCCCGGGCTGGTCAACGCTACCTGCTCACCGGTCACAACCTCACCTACCGACACCTCGCGAAGCGGGCGGGACGCATCGCTGGCAACACCGGGCCGATCGTCACCCTGCCGCGTTGGTTCCTTACGGGGCTCGGCGTCACCGTCGAGCCGCTCGCGGATCTTGTGGGCATCGATTCGCCAATCGCCCACGATGAACTTGTCACCGGGGCAAGTTACCTGTACTTCAATGCCAGCAAGGCCCATCGGGAACTGGGCTTTCGGCCGCGGCCCCTCGACGTCACGCTCTACGACACGTTGGAGTGGTACAGAGCTGCGGGATTCAACTGA
- a CDS encoding cupin domain-containing protein, whose product MSEAEEPRVVTVGRGRRDYVPGVSLEWLADADLTPGSGMTFGRAQFEPGSSNPEHYHPNCHELVFVAEGTIEHTLGSQTVTLSAGSLLHVPQGVRHWAINVGEDTATLLVAFSSEARQTVFLDEPAE is encoded by the coding sequence ATGAGCGAGGCGGAAGAGCCGCGCGTGGTGACGGTGGGGCGCGGCCGGCGTGACTACGTGCCGGGCGTGTCGCTGGAGTGGCTGGCGGACGCTGACCTGACGCCCGGCAGCGGGATGACCTTTGGGCGCGCCCAGTTCGAGCCCGGCTCCTCGAATCCGGAGCACTACCACCCGAACTGCCACGAGCTGGTGTTTGTCGCGGAAGGCACGATCGAGCACACGCTCGGATCGCAGACGGTCACGCTCTCCGCGGGATCGCTGTTGCATGTGCCTCAGGGTGTGCGGCACTGGGCGATAAACGTCGGCGAGGACACGGCGACGCTGCTGGTGGCGTTTTCCAGCGAGGCGCGGCAAACGGTCTTTCTGGACGAGCCGGCGGAGTAA
- a CDS encoding Hsp20/alpha crystallin family protein, giving the protein MATIQRWDPFRELLGIHDAIGRPWRRSALPTRTSSWVLPVDVREDEDAIEISASLPGVAKDDIDVSVEHGVLTIQAKTAEADEAAGDGYVLRERRAGSFRRALRLSDRVDAAAATSSYADGVLTVTVPKLETSKPKRIEVTVS; this is encoded by the coding sequence ATGGCCACCATTCAGCGTTGGGACCCGTTCCGCGAGTTGCTCGGCATTCACGACGCCATTGGACGTCCCTGGCGTCGCTCAGCGCTGCCGACCCGCACATCGTCGTGGGTGTTGCCGGTCGACGTCCGCGAGGACGAGGACGCGATCGAGATCAGCGCCTCGCTGCCCGGCGTCGCGAAGGACGACATTGACGTTTCCGTCGAGCACGGCGTGCTCACCATCCAGGCCAAGACCGCCGAGGCGGACGAGGCTGCGGGCGACGGCTATGTGCTGCGCGAGCGTCGCGCCGGCAGCTTCCGACGCGCCCTGCGCCTGTCCGACCGGGTGGATGCCGCTGCGGCGACATCCAGCTACGCCGACGGCGTGCTCACGGTGACCGTGCCCAAGCTGGAGACCAGCAAGCCCAAGCGAATCGAAGTCACGGTTTCCTAA
- a CDS encoding class II aldolase/adducin family protein, whose protein sequence is MNSAAARAAVLEARQAMYREGLVVGTAGNVSIRADGHTDAMHITPSRMPSDETTVDDIVTVTFDGDPIEGDRIPSVECLMHGAVYRAREDVRAVVHAHPVFASVLAVRHEEIPPILDEQVVYVGGEVAVSDYAPSATEELAEATVAALGPRMAVLLANHGTLAVGSDPEHALEVTRLVERLAQIWYFADARPGSRQLPEDVAAAERDIFHMQRQVEIDQWR, encoded by the coding sequence ATGAACTCCGCCGCAGCGCGAGCCGCGGTGCTCGAGGCCAGGCAGGCCATGTACCGCGAGGGATTGGTCGTGGGCACGGCGGGAAACGTCAGCATCCGCGCCGACGGCCACACCGACGCCATGCACATCACTCCCAGCCGCATGCCGTCCGACGAGACGACGGTCGACGACATCGTGACAGTGACATTCGACGGCGATCCCATCGAGGGCGACCGCATCCCGTCGGTCGAGTGCCTCATGCACGGGGCGGTCTATCGGGCGCGGGAGGACGTTCGCGCGGTGGTCCACGCGCACCCCGTGTTTGCCAGCGTGCTGGCCGTGCGCCATGAGGAAATCCCGCCGATCCTCGACGAGCAGGTCGTGTACGTCGGCGGTGAGGTCGCGGTCAGCGACTACGCCCCGTCCGCCACCGAGGAACTGGCCGAGGCGACCGTTGCCGCCCTGGGTCCGCGGATGGCCGTGCTGCTGGCGAATCACGGCACCCTCGCGGTGGGGTCCGATCCCGAGCATGCGCTCGAGGTCACCCGGCTGGTCGAGCGTCTGGCCCAGATTTGGTACTTCGCCGACGCCCGACCGGGGAGCCGGCAATTGCCCGAAGACGTGGCCGCCGCTGAACGCGATATCTTTCACATGCAACGACAGGTCGAGATCGATCAATGGCGCTGA
- a CDS encoding pentapeptide repeat-containing protein: protein MHNLKFLLTAAGIVLFFVAISAMMFWGAATCGEAMRQEAEATPVATPVPGPEGTQAVDEGFGPVQLIGVLLLGGGLYYFWRRQRSLYESIKAREGPTLNTRVRSSIAQLNVSHEGEPVIEERIRGIEELGKIVQESPQDYWPVMDVLSRYVRQNAPLDAERADDPEIVRPDVQMAMTTIGARRHTRRGSDRLNLSETDLRGVHLPGAHLERVDLSGARLDGAVLINAHLEQADLTGANLTRADLRGAQGVSSAQLDAAVTASSTRLPEDVAP, encoded by the coding sequence GTGCACAACCTCAAGTTCTTGCTCACCGCCGCTGGCATCGTGCTGTTTTTCGTGGCGATCAGCGCCATGATGTTCTGGGGGGCCGCCACCTGCGGCGAGGCCATGCGGCAGGAAGCGGAGGCCACGCCCGTGGCCACGCCCGTCCCGGGGCCGGAGGGAACGCAAGCCGTCGATGAGGGCTTCGGACCGGTCCAGCTCATCGGCGTGCTGCTGCTCGGCGGCGGTCTCTACTATTTCTGGCGCCGCCAACGATCGCTCTACGAGTCCATCAAGGCCCGCGAGGGACCGACGCTGAATACGCGCGTTCGAAGCTCGATCGCCCAGCTCAACGTTTCGCACGAAGGCGAACCGGTGATCGAGGAGCGCATCCGGGGCATCGAGGAGCTCGGAAAGATCGTCCAGGAGTCGCCGCAGGACTACTGGCCCGTGATGGACGTGCTCAGCCGCTACGTGCGCCAGAACGCTCCGCTCGATGCCGAGCGCGCGGACGATCCCGAGATCGTGCGCCCGGACGTGCAGATGGCCATGACCACCATCGGCGCTCGCCGGCACACGCGGCGCGGCAGCGACCGGCTGAACCTCTCCGAGACGGACCTCCGCGGCGTGCATTTGCCGGGCGCTCACCTCGAGCGCGTGGACCTCTCAGGCGCGCGACTGGACGGCGCCGTGCTCATCAACGCCCATCTCGAACAAGCGGACCTGACTGGCGCGAATCTCACGCGCGCGGATCTGCGCGGCGCTCAGGGTGTTTCGAGCGCCCAGTTGGACGCCGCCGTCACCGCCAGCTCGACCCGACTGCCGGAGGACGTGGCGCCCTAG
- a CDS encoding D-2-hydroxyacid dehydrogenase has protein sequence MKVLIVPHADYYVLPTDELRAEFPDATFVEPQTPEERLREVVDSDAFYGTPTGEEMRAATRLRWIHNPGMGIDRLMKVPEIVASDVVITNSPGPHTNPMADHAFMFILALAHCLVETLEDQRQRVWDTVKYNHRMLPLDGSRLGILSMGGVGRAVAQRALPFGMHVYAMDPSPTDVPAGVRKVYPPEELDEMLRHTDWLVVTSPFIPATADLINAERMALMPEGSHIVVVSRGGIVNEDALAEALHGGHIAGAGIDATAVEPLSQESPLWDAPNILISPHSSALSTTLAAERQEIFFANLRRFAAGRSLAFVCPVGRGY, from the coding sequence ATGAAGGTGCTGATCGTCCCGCACGCCGACTACTACGTCTTGCCGACCGACGAGCTTCGCGCGGAGTTTCCCGACGCGACCTTCGTCGAGCCGCAGACCCCGGAGGAGCGGCTGCGCGAGGTCGTCGACTCGGATGCCTTCTACGGCACGCCAACCGGCGAAGAGATGCGGGCGGCCACGCGCCTCCGCTGGATTCACAACCCCGGCATGGGCATCGACCGGCTGATGAAGGTGCCCGAGATCGTCGCCTCCGACGTCGTGATCACCAACTCGCCCGGTCCCCACACCAACCCCATGGCCGACCATGCGTTCATGTTCATCCTGGCCCTGGCGCACTGCCTGGTGGAGACGCTGGAGGACCAGCGTCAGCGCGTGTGGGACACGGTGAAATACAACCACCGCATGCTGCCGCTCGACGGAAGCCGTTTAGGAATCCTGTCGATGGGCGGCGTCGGTCGAGCCGTTGCCCAGCGCGCGCTGCCGTTCGGCATGCACGTGTACGCCATGGATCCCAGCCCCACCGACGTTCCCGCCGGCGTGCGCAAGGTCTATCCGCCCGAGGAATTGGACGAGATGCTGCGGCACACCGACTGGCTGGTCGTCACGTCGCCGTTCATTCCCGCGACCGCCGACCTGATCAATGCCGAGCGCATGGCGCTCATGCCCGAGGGCTCGCACATCGTCGTGGTGTCCCGCGGCGGGATTGTGAATGAGGACGCGCTGGCCGAGGCGCTGCACGGCGGTCACATCGCGGGCGCGGGGATCGACGCGACGGCCGTTGAGCCGCTGTCCCAGGAGAGTCCGCTCTGGGACGCGCCCAACATCCTCATCTCGCCCCACAGCTCGGCCTTGAGCACGACGCTTGCCGCCGAGCGCCAGGAAATCTTCTTCGCCAACCTGCGCCGCTTCGCCGCAGGCCGCTCGCTGGCGTTCGTCTGCCCCGTCGGCCGGGGGTACTGA
- a CDS encoding FGGY family carbohydrate kinase, which translates to MTAATAYLGVDIGSSGTRVVALDSTGQIRAVAERKRGRRPIVIADLERSLDVDRIWSEVAACVFEVASQCAGVRSLGVCAMRQTLVVLDDEEAVLFASGNDDLRASLHGAAVDAAHGDLLMRQTGRALAAISWPGKLAWVEAEAPDIAARARAVTTLEGWIVRRLTGADSIGSVSAAETGARSVPEARWLDAILPDWTHSLRPPVADGAAASQMSATQARTLGLPRGLPVAMGVPDTHAAELGSRTAGFADGDCVTAGWSLTTVRPHAAWDAEAPVWRGLRIGGGYLAESNAGDLASGYAWLSQGGDGELTNLANPTDSAAERGFFATTGARVMDVAAVGLGAAGVVSPMPFAEAVPTRELLATAVLEDMAFVVRGNRDRLPPSMAPDAPVRLTGGFAAAPAASPILANVLGAPVAVYPGIPVTAIGAAICGAAASGDFTLDEAATRLAPAPQLHEPDPSATRAYDGHYACWVDLRSRLEAFVQETL; encoded by the coding sequence ATGACCGCTGCGACCGCCTATCTCGGCGTCGACATCGGCTCGTCGGGGACGCGCGTGGTGGCGCTGGATTCGACGGGCCAGATCCGGGCGGTCGCCGAGCGGAAGCGTGGGCGCAGGCCGATCGTTATCGCCGACCTCGAGCGCAGTCTCGACGTCGACCGCATCTGGTCCGAGGTCGCGGCGTGCGTGTTCGAGGTGGCTTCGCAATGCGCCGGTGTCCGGTCGCTCGGGGTGTGCGCCATGCGCCAGACCCTCGTGGTGCTGGACGACGAGGAGGCGGTGCTCTTCGCCTCGGGCAATGACGACCTGCGAGCGTCGCTCCACGGCGCCGCTGTCGACGCCGCCCATGGGGACCTCCTCATGCGTCAGACGGGTCGTGCGCTGGCGGCGATCTCCTGGCCCGGCAAGCTGGCATGGGTCGAGGCCGAGGCGCCGGACATCGCGGCGCGCGCCCGAGCGGTGACCACGCTCGAGGGCTGGATCGTGCGGCGCCTAACCGGCGCCGATTCGATCGGATCGGTGAGCGCCGCCGAAACCGGCGCCCGATCGGTGCCTGAGGCACGCTGGCTGGACGCCATACTCCCCGACTGGACCCACTCGCTGCGCCCGCCGGTCGCGGACGGCGCCGCCGCGTCCCAAATGTCCGCCACCCAGGCCCGGACGCTCGGGCTGCCCCGGGGGCTGCCGGTTGCGATGGGCGTACCCGACACGCATGCGGCGGAGCTGGGCTCGCGGACGGCGGGTTTCGCCGACGGCGACTGCGTGACCGCCGGGTGGAGTCTCACGACCGTTCGGCCGCATGCGGCGTGGGATGCCGAGGCTCCCGTTTGGCGGGGTCTTCGCATCGGCGGCGGCTACCTGGCCGAGAGCAACGCCGGCGACCTGGCCAGCGGCTATGCCTGGCTGAGCCAGGGCGGCGACGGCGAGCTGACCAATCTGGCGAACCCGACCGACTCCGCAGCCGAGCGCGGGTTCTTCGCCACAACCGGCGCTCGCGTCATGGACGTGGCGGCCGTGGGTCTCGGAGCCGCCGGGGTGGTATCGCCCATGCCCTTCGCCGAAGCCGTGCCCACGCGCGAGCTGCTGGCCACCGCGGTGCTGGAGGACATGGCCTTTGTCGTGCGGGGAAACCGCGATCGCTTGCCGCCGTCGATGGCGCCCGACGCGCCGGTGCGCTTGACCGGCGGGTTCGCCGCCGCTCCAGCCGCGAGCCCGATCTTGGCGAACGTGCTGGGGGCGCCGGTGGCGGTCTACCCCGGGATTCCGGTTACGGCCATCGGCGCCGCGATCTGTGGGGCGGCTGCGTCGGGTGACTTCACGCTCGACGAGGCCGCGACGCGGTTGGCGCCGGCGCCGCAGCTCCACGAGCCGGACCCCTCGGCCACGCGCGCGTACGATGGACACTACGCATGCTGGGTGGACCTGAGATCCCGGCTGGAGGCCTTTGTGCAAGAGACGCTATGA
- a CDS encoding GNAT family N-acetyltransferase → MAVERLRQRLMPWQEGRLGASLEPLATPEVPVVALDARLELGPPVLAVGLGGRGVVTVRPDWAPALESALGGLSYDLLFSIYGAYEISRATLPHGLTGWGPYFCMVADEESFCEADDPRPVYLSGDEIRSLADPKIFWHCLLDESIGGFGIFDNGQLVSLASIRVESDELLEIGIDSAPDQQLRGMGRAVAAAAGRWILEQGKLVWWTTSTWNVPSSRLSRALGLVHIWSEMIAVPGPFRMPPQPLGAPAPGAEMRQYYPEWAMNHDIKPKED, encoded by the coding sequence ATGGCCGTTGAGCGATTGCGGCAGCGGCTGATGCCCTGGCAAGAAGGACGGCTGGGGGCATCGCTGGAGCCGCTGGCGACGCCCGAAGTGCCAGTCGTCGCCCTGGACGCGCGACTGGAACTTGGGCCTCCGGTGCTCGCCGTGGGTCTCGGCGGCCGCGGCGTGGTGACGGTCCGACCGGACTGGGCGCCGGCGCTGGAATCGGCACTGGGCGGGCTCAGCTATGACCTGCTGTTTTCGATTTACGGCGCCTACGAGATCAGCCGGGCCACGCTTCCTCACGGACTCACCGGCTGGGGGCCCTACTTCTGCATGGTGGCCGACGAGGAGAGCTTCTGCGAAGCAGACGACCCGCGTCCCGTCTATCTCAGCGGCGACGAGATTCGATCACTGGCCGATCCCAAGATCTTCTGGCACTGCTTGTTGGACGAGTCGATCGGGGGGTTCGGCATTTTCGACAACGGCCAATTGGTCTCGCTGGCGTCGATTCGCGTCGAAAGCGACGAGCTGCTTGAGATCGGCATCGACTCGGCGCCCGATCAGCAGCTGCGCGGCATGGGGCGGGCCGTGGCGGCGGCGGCGGGTCGCTGGATCCTGGAGCAGGGCAAGTTGGTGTGGTGGACGACCTCGACCTGGAACGTGCCGTCGTCGCGGCTCTCGCGCGCGCTGGGACTGGTCCACATCTGGAGTGAGATGATCGCGGTGCCCGGACCGTTCCGCATGCCGCCGCAGCCGCTGGGCGCGCCCGCTCCTGGGGCCGAAATGCGGCAGTACTACCCCGAATGGGCCATGAATCACGACATCAAGCCCAAGGAAGACTAG
- the dxs gene encoding 1-deoxy-D-xylulose-5-phosphate synthase — protein sequence MNRILDRVREPADLRQLAADELAALADEIRAEIIDTVQANGGHLASNLGVVELTLALHRVFESPRDPIIWDTSNQAYAHKLVTGRADDFKSLRKPGGLSGFAAREESPHDVIGAGHAGTGVSAGAGVALASRVHGDDASVVTVIGDGAFTSGVVFEALNHAGDLGLPLVLILNDNGMSISPNVGALGRNLGQGRHYDWTPPAPDSRFTPSQRETAPTSPSGSAQEFFGAFGFAYEGPIDGHNLRALEEALQAAKALRRPVAVHVFTQKGRGLPAAESDPVTLHQPGTAQAVGATAAPSYSKVLAQTLAELARDDPRIVAVSAAMLEGTALADLQQALPGRVHDVGIAESHALALAAGLATQGLRPVVCIYSTFLQRAFDQIVHDIAIQELPIVLGVDRAGVVGDDGRTHHGVLDLAYLRAIPNLVVAAPKDENELRHLLATAIASDRPFAIRYSRGAGRGVPCDEPLRQMPIGRGEVLREGGTVALLPIGWAVHPALKAADILAADHGIHATVVNARFVKPLDAELIVQAAERTGRVVTIEDHNRMGGFGSSVLELLADHGRRDITVSRLGLPDQFLDHGPADSLRAEHGLSVDGIVDAARRLVNQPAGEESSAADWPLTLEGRTTAS from the coding sequence GTGAACCGAATTCTCGATCGCGTTCGTGAGCCGGCCGACCTGCGCCAGCTTGCCGCCGACGAGCTGGCGGCCCTGGCCGACGAGATTCGCGCCGAAATCATCGATACGGTTCAGGCCAACGGCGGTCATCTCGCCTCGAATCTTGGAGTGGTCGAGCTGACGCTGGCCCTGCACCGGGTCTTCGAAAGCCCCCGCGACCCGATTATCTGGGACACGAGCAACCAAGCCTACGCGCACAAGCTCGTCACGGGACGCGCCGACGACTTCAAGAGCTTGCGCAAACCGGGCGGGTTGTCGGGATTTGCCGCGCGCGAGGAGAGCCCGCACGACGTCATCGGCGCCGGTCACGCCGGAACGGGCGTGTCGGCCGGTGCGGGCGTTGCCCTCGCCAGCCGTGTCCACGGCGACGACGCCTCGGTCGTCACGGTGATCGGAGACGGGGCTTTCACCTCCGGCGTCGTCTTCGAGGCGCTGAACCATGCGGGCGATCTCGGCTTGCCGCTGGTGCTCATTCTGAACGACAACGGAATGTCGATCTCGCCCAATGTCGGGGCGCTGGGCCGCAACCTGGGTCAGGGTCGGCACTACGACTGGACGCCGCCCGCTCCAGACAGCCGCTTCACCCCGTCCCAGCGCGAAACCGCGCCCACCTCACCTTCGGGCTCGGCCCAGGAGTTCTTTGGGGCGTTTGGCTTCGCCTACGAGGGTCCCATCGACGGTCACAACCTTCGCGCCCTGGAAGAGGCGCTGCAGGCGGCCAAGGCGCTCCGCCGACCGGTCGCCGTGCACGTCTTCACGCAGAAGGGCCGCGGTCTCCCCGCCGCCGAGAGCGATCCGGTGACGCTGCATCAGCCGGGCACGGCTCAGGCGGTCGGAGCCACCGCCGCGCCGAGCTATAGCAAGGTTTTGGCGCAAACCCTGGCCGAGCTGGCGCGCGACGACCCGCGAATCGTCGCGGTAAGCGCGGCCATGCTCGAAGGCACCGCGCTCGCGGACCTGCAACAAGCGCTGCCCGGACGCGTGCACGACGTGGGCATCGCCGAAAGCCACGCCCTTGCCTTGGCCGCCGGCCTGGCCACCCAGGGCCTGCGACCGGTGGTGTGCATCTACTCGACCTTCCTCCAGCGTGCGTTCGACCAGATCGTGCACGACATCGCGATCCAGGAGCTGCCGATCGTGCTGGGCGTCGATCGCGCCGGCGTCGTGGGTGACGACGGCCGCACGCATCACGGCGTGCTCGACCTGGCCTATCTGCGCGCCATTCCCAACCTCGTCGTCGCCGCGCCCAAGGACGAAAACGAGTTGCGGCACCTGCTGGCAACCGCCATCGCCTCGGATCGGCCGTTCGCGATTCGATATTCGCGCGGCGCGGGCCGCGGGGTGCCCTGCGACGAGCCGCTGCGCCAGATGCCCATTGGTCGCGGCGAAGTGCTCCGCGAAGGCGGTACCGTCGCCCTGCTGCCGATTGGGTGGGCCGTGCATCCGGCGCTGAAAGCCGCGGATATCCTGGCCGCCGACCACGGCATTCACGCCACGGTCGTCAACGCGCGCTTCGTCAAGCCGCTTGACGCGGAGCTGATCGTGCAGGCGGCTGAGCGAACGGGACGCGTGGTGACGATCGAGGACCACAACCGCATGGGCGGCTTCGGCAGCTCCGTGCTCGAGCTGCTGGCCGACCACGGCCGGCGCGACATCACGGTGAGCCGCCTGGGCCTGCCGGACCAGTTTCTCGATCACGGACCGGCGGACAGCTTGCGCGCGGAGCACGGCCTGAGCGTCGATGGCATCGTGGACGCGGCGCGTCGGCTGGTGAATCAGCCCGCCGGCGAGGAGTCGTCCGCGGCCGACTGGCCGTTGACGCTCGAAGGGCGCACCACCGCGTCCTAG
- a CDS encoding xylose isomerase: MAAQASPEPPRLLQLAAINSFMGHPSPDREWSFERKIEEVAGAGFDGFTGRAPPITRQMVDDSGLLFWCTADIETSRDVRPALTAAQDAGAATVNVQMGNHDTPTRSAVALARRTLAAADEIGIEAAIEVHRDTATETPEKAYALADGFAKAEGRLLPMVWDHSHPAVIKHLPPPFAGRLLDRPELVQNSNWFHLRAFNGHHAQVPVIDGDGNPTSEFHDWIEFVDELIKLWLEAAAPGAILWTCPEMIASGYRLSVFTDNWRQALFIRDAVADVWRRQLPDWSPPA; this comes from the coding sequence ATGGCGGCACAGGCATCTCCCGAACCACCCAGACTCCTTCAGTTGGCGGCGATCAACAGCTTCATGGGCCACCCGAGCCCGGACCGGGAATGGAGCTTCGAACGTAAGATCGAGGAGGTAGCCGGGGCCGGATTCGACGGGTTCACGGGACGCGCACCACCCATCACCCGCCAGATGGTGGACGACTCGGGCCTGCTGTTCTGGTGCACGGCCGATATCGAGACCTCGCGTGACGTCAGGCCCGCGCTCACGGCGGCGCAGGACGCCGGCGCGGCGACGGTGAACGTGCAGATGGGCAACCACGACACGCCCACGCGCTCGGCGGTGGCGCTGGCCCGCCGCACGCTCGCCGCGGCGGATGAAATCGGGATCGAAGCGGCGATCGAGGTGCACCGCGACACGGCCACCGAGACGCCCGAGAAGGCCTACGCCCTCGCGGACGGCTTCGCCAAGGCCGAAGGCCGGCTGCTGCCCATGGTGTGGGACCACTCCCACCCGGCCGTGATCAAGCACCTCCCCCCGCCGTTCGCCGGCCGCCTGCTCGACCGACCCGAGCTGGTCCAAAACTCGAACTGGTTTCACCTGCGCGCATTCAACGGGCATCACGCGCAGGTGCCGGTGATCGACGGCGACGGCAATCCGACGTCGGAGTTTCACGACTGGATCGAATTCGTCGACGAGCTCATCAAGCTCTGGCTGGAGGCCGCGGCCCCCGGCGCCATCCTGTGGACCTGCCCCGAGATGATCGCCAGCGGCTACCGGCTCTCGGTGTTCACGGACAACTGGCGGCAGGCGCTGTTCATTCGCGACGCGGTCGCCGACGTCTGGCGCCGCCAACTGCCCGACTGGTCGCCGCCGGCATAG